The sequence gaggaggcggaggaggaggattaggagagagagagaagaaggaggaggatgaggagacaaagtaaggagaagaagaagaaggaggaggaggaggaggaggaggaggaggaagaggaggaaggaggggagggagagtgtgtctgtgtgtgtgtgaggaagagagagagagagagagagagagagagagagagagagagagagagagagagagagagagagagagagagagcccttctctctctctctctctctctctctctcccgaaacCCAATTTCTCTTATAGTATTTCCtgtatatcccattttctctgaCACTGACacccccgttttctttccccATTACAGGAGGTGCTCAAGAAAATccctttatgagagagagagagagagagagagagagagagagagagagagagagagagatagaaacacCTCACACATTCCctcctcatcattctcttcctccctctctctccctaaacCCAATTTCTCTTATAGTATTTCCtgtatatcccattttctctgaCACTGACacccccgttttctttccccATTACAGGAGGTGCTCAAGAAAATCcctttatgtgagagagagagagagagagagagagagagagagagagagagagagagagagagagagagagagagagagagagagagagagagagaaaacaccccacacactccctccctcaatacccctccctccctctctctccctaaacCCAATTTCTCTtatatatcccattttctctgaCACTGACacccccgttttctttccccATTACAGGAGGTGCTCAAGAAGATCcctttatgtgagagagagagagagagagagagagagagagagagagagagagagagagagagagagaaaacaccccacacactccctccctcaatacccctccctccctctctctccctaaacCCAATTTCTCTTATAGTATTTCCtgtatatcccattttctctgaCACTGACACCTCTTATATATGGCGCACAGATCGGCGTTGACATCCGGACCCCAGGCATCGATATCCCCATGTTCAGCGCCCTTCTCCGATACCTCTATACAGGGGAATTCAATGCTTACGATGGGACCAGCCGGGCGCAGTTAGGCCTAAGCAACCTTGACCTACTCATGCAATTGTGCGAGGAGTTTGGGACGCCTAATCCGCTCGAGTGCGATCTCCGTTACCTCTTGGAGTCGGGGGAGTATGCCGATTGCGTTCTCGTGTTCTCTCCGGGGGGGAACGACGCAGGTCCGAGCGAGGGTTCCGAGGGGGGGCCAAGCGACTATGGGTTCCACAATCGACTTGAACTCTACTGTCACAAGGCGATATTAAGTGCACGATCGCCGTTTTTCCGCAGCCTAATACAGAGACGTCAGCGTTTGGGCGAGGAGGGCGGAGAGCGCGGTCCGCCCCTCCCGACCCGCGTTGTCCTAGACCAGGGGGTGATTCCGAAACGCTATGCCCGGGTCCTGCTCCACGCGGTCTACCTGGACACCCTCGACCTGACCTGCATTGTCCGGGATGCCTCCAGTACGAACAGCCTCTCGGAAGCCCAAAGCATCGTCAATACGGGTCGGTCGAGGTTGACGATGGTCGAGGAGGCGATGGAGATTTATCAGATCGGGCGCTTCTTGGAGCTGGATATCCTCACGCAGGtatggggtggagagagagagagagagagagagagagagagagagagagagagagtggggtaatgtgtgtgtgtgagagagagagagagagagataatgtgtgtgtgtgtgtgtgtgtgtgtgtgtgtgtgagagagagagagagtgtgttagagagagagagagagagagagagagagagagagagagagagagagtgtgtgtgtgtgagagagagagaggtgtgtgtgtgtgtgtgtgtgtgtgtgtgagagagagagagagagagagagagagagagagagagagagagagagagagagagagagagagagagagagagagagagagagagaaaaatttattattaaaaaatgttttcttcttcttcttcttcttcttcttcttcttcttcttcttctccccctcttacaaacctcctcttcctcctcctcctcctcctcctcttccacctcctcctccacctcctctcttccaccccccAGGGCTGCGAGGACCTCATAGTGGAGTCTCTCTGCCTTGACAACCTGGTCTCGGTCTTACGCTGGTCCGGCGAGGCGCACGGCTCCGCTTGGGTCCACCGGCAGGCTCTCCACTTTCTACGGGAGGAGTTCGCTCAGGtaggtggaggcggaggtggaagaggaggaggtgggagacggattgtgtgagtgtgtatgtttgttagaaagaggaggaggagaggaagagtgtgaagatggtaggaggaggaggaggtggaggaggaggtggaagaggaggagaaggaggagggattgtgtgagtgtgtatgtttgttaaaatgaggaggaggaggaggaggaggaggaggagagagagagagagagagagagagagagagagagagagagagagagagagagatcaacttcCTGACCATTTTTTGACCTCCTGACATCATAACTAACATGCTGACctttcctgacctaacctaactccaaTCCTGACCTTTCTTGACCTCCTGACTAACTTCTCCACATGACCTGACCCCTAAACTAACATGCTGACCTTTCCTGACCTTTCCTGACCTCCTAACTAACTTCCTCATATGACCTGACCCCTAGACTAACAAGCTGACCTTCCCTGACCTTCTAAATCCATCCCTGACCTCCTGACTAACATCCTGACCTGTGCTGACCTTCCCTGACCTTCTAAATCCATCCCTGACCTCCTGACTAACACCCTGACCTGTGCTGACCTTCCCTGACCTCCTGACTAACATCCTGACCTCCTAACTAACTTCCTGACCCCATTTCTAACATCCTGACCTGTGCTGACCTATGCTGACCTCCCCCCACACAGGTCGCTCAGTCTGGGGTGCTGCTGGAGCTGGACAAGGCGACCCTTTTGGAAGCGCTGACCTCAGACTTCCTGCAGGCCGCTGAGCTGGATGTCTTACAGGCTACGCTGAGATGGGGTGAACACCAGCTGCTGAGACGCATGGAAgacaggggtgaggaggaggaggaggaggaggaggaggaggaggtgggagaggaaatataggagtgtgtatgtttgttagaaagaggaggaagaggaggttagcaAGAggatagtaagaggaggaggaggaggaggaggaggaggaggaggaggaggtgggagaggaaatataagtgtgtatgtttgttagaaagaggaggaagaggaggttagcaagaggataggaagaggaggaggaggaggaggaggaaatataggagtgtgtatgtttgttagaaagaggaggaagaggaggttagcaAGAGgatagcaagaggaagaggaggaggaggaggaggaggaggaggagattgggcaggtcaggttaagttaggttaggttagggaagaagggagagagagaaggaggaggaggaggagagagaaggaggaagagaagggaaggtatgttaggaagagagagagagagagagagagagagagagagagagagagagagagagagacacacacacacacacacacacacacacatacacacacacacacacacaaacactatcgtaacccctccccgtcccttccagAACCCAATTTGGTGTCCCAGACGGCGCACTCTGTGACTCGCAAAGGGCTGAGGAAGCGCGACATCAATGACGTAGAATTGCGTGAAATCCTGTCCGAGCTCCTTCCTCATGTTCGTATGGATCATGTTCTGCCCCCCAACCATGACATACTGACCCAGGTAAGTCTGTCTAAGGGTCTGTCTGTAGTTCTCTCGGCTATCAATACAGGTaactcagcagtgaatgggtaccaggtattgattaggggttgtgtcctgtctcctggggtctgttcccttctcctataactccttccccttctgtctctctccggcatatgaccacagatgttgcgccgactaaaccaaactttccaaacttcccgtctcctggggtctgttcccttctcctataattccttccccgtctgtctctctccggcatatgaccacagatgttgcgcccactaaaccaaactttccaaacttcccGTCtcttggggtctgttcccttctcctataactccttccccttctgtctctctccggcatatgaccacagatgttgcgcccactaaaccaaactttccaactttcctgtctcctggggtctgttcccttctcctataattccttccccttctgtctctctccggcatatgaccacagatgttgcgccgactaaaccaaacttacctgtctcctggggtctgttcccttctcctataattccttccccttctgtctctctccggcgtatgaccacagatgttgcgccgactaaaccaaactttccaaacttcctgtctcctggggtctgttcccttctcctacaattccttccccttctgtctctctccggcatatgaccacagatgttgcgccgactaaacaaaactttccaactttttccttgcccttctgtctctctccggcatatgaccacagatgttgcgcccactaaaccaaactttccaaactccCCCCCCACTAGGCCATCAAGCGCGGCCTGGTCTCAACGCCCCCCAGCCACATGATAGGCGATGACACCACCAATTATCGGCTCAACGCTTGGATACGCAGCAAAAACAACGGACTGTTTGTGAAGCCGAGACTTTTTACTCCATATGCCGAAGAGATTAAggtatgggggagggagggagggagggagggaaggaaggagggacagttagggaagagaaagtgtgtgtgtgtgtgtgtgtgtgtgtgtgtgtgtgtgtgtgtgtgtgatgagagggaggaaggaaagaaggaaggaagttaagagtTACACATAAGTTATTAAGAGTTACACATAAGTTATCACAattagaagggaagaaatatattGAGAGGAAGGACGTAAGTTAAGAGTTACACATAAGTTATTAAGAGTTACACATAAGTTATTAAGAGTTACACATAAGTTATTAAGAGTTACACATAAGTTATCACAattaaaagggaagaaatatattAAGAGGAAGGACGGAAGTTAAGAGTTACACATAAGTTATTAAGAGTTACACATAAGTTATCACaattagaagggaagaagaaatgtattgagaggaagatagagagaaagttaAGAGTTACACATAAGTTATTAAGAGTTACACATAAGTTATCACaattagaagggaagaagaaatatattgagaggaagatagagagacagaaagtTAAGAGTTACTCATAAGACttattacatagatttacataggtttacatagatttacatagttttttacacagatttacataggtttacatagatttacatagttttttacataggtttacatagattttcataggtttatatatttttttatatagatttacatagatttacataggtttacatagatttacatagatttacatagagaaagattactattactaccactactactactactactaatactacaatcATCTGCTTCAGAGTGTGGTGGATGAGCAGACAGCAGGTGGAGTTGATGTCATCCGCTTGCAATGCTACGTCAGCCACATTCCGGATGCTCTGTACATGGTGGAGGATAATCCCACCCACCATCatccacccacctacacccaccaCCCGGCGCCACCCACTACGGTTGATGTGGTGGCTGCTGCTATAccgggtgagggagagagagagagagagagagagagagagagagagagagagagagagagagagataaggtagaaagttagagatagagagagagagagagagagagagagagagagagagagagagagagagagagagagagagagagagagagagagagagagagagagagagagagagagagagaaatgggggtagagagagagataaggtagaaaggaagagagagagagagagagagagagagagagagagagagtagtaataataataataataataataataaatatgatgattttttttcttttttcttttttctttccttcctttcctcctcctcctcctcctcctcctcctccttatcccctacctccttctccttcctattcctctctctcccttccttccttacccttcctcctcctcctcctcctcctcctcctcctcctcctcctcttccttcctcctcttccttcctccttatcccctacctctttctcccccttcctcctcctcctcctcctcttcctccttctcctccttccttctcctcctcctcctcctcttcttcctctctctctctctctctcttcttctctaacctaacctaacctaacttaacctacccaatctccttcctccttcctcctcctcctcttcctcctccttctcctccttccttctcctcctcctcctctcttctctctctctctctaacctaacctaacctacccaatctccttcctccttcctcttcctcctcctcttcctcctcttcctccttctcctccttccttctcctcctcctcctcctcctccttcttctctctcctcctcctcctcctcctcctccttcttctctctcctccttccttctcctcctcctcctcccccccagtgctggctgaggaggaggagggaaaggagccaCTAGGTTAGGttacggcggaggaggagagagagaaggaggaggagagagaaggaggaggaggaggaggaggaggagaaggaggaggaaggagattgggttggttaggttaagttaggttaggttacggaagaaggagagagagaaggaggaggaggaggaggaggaggaggaggaggaggaggagaagaagagagagaaggaggaggaggagattgggttggttaggttaagttaggttaggttacagaagaaggagagagagagagaaggaggaggaggaggaagaagaggaagaggaggaggaaggggaagaagagaaggtggaggaggaggaggaggaggagaagagagagaagagagagaaggaggaggaggaggagaaggaggaggagattgggttggttaggttaagaaggagttaggaagaagaggagaaggaggaggaggaggaggaggaggaggaggaggaggaggaggaggaggaagaggaggaggaggaggaggaggaggagaaggaagagagagaagaaggaggaagaggaggaggaggaggaggagagagagagagagaggagagagagattgggtTGAGAGAGgttagattagagagagagagagagagagagagagagagcaagtgaaAGTGAACGAGACCGaccgagcgagagagagcgagaccgaGTGAGCAACCGTATATAGAAATCAATTTTAAAATCTCCCTAATCCAATTTtaccttccttctgcccttccttccttccctaaacctccctatcctcctcctcctcctcctcctcctcctcctcctcctcctccacagggcGCCTCgtacactgaggaggaggaggaggaggtggaacaacaacaacagagagagagagagagagagagagagaggaggaggagagagaggagagagagagagagagagagagagagagagagagagagagagagagagagagagagagagagagagagagagagagagaggaggaggaagtgtgtgtgtgtgtgtgtgtgtgtgtgtgtgtgtgtctgtctgtctgtctgtctgtctgtctgtctgtctgtgtctgtgtgtgtgtgtgtgtgtgtgtgcgtgcccaaaaaagaggaggaagaggaggaggaggaggaggaggaagtgtgtgtgtgtctgtctgtctgtctgtctgtctgtctgtctgtctgtgtgtgtgtgtgtgtgtgtgtgtgtgtgtgtgtgtgtgtgtgtatgcccccAAAATATAATCATTCAATTTTTCCCACCAGAGCGACGAAGGTCATCTTAGCGAGGTCATGCCCGATGTTGCgctggcctcctcctccctctcggccCTTCACCTCGAtgaccaccacctcccccccaccctggACCCCCTGGATGCACCCCCCATGACCCTTGACCTGGGGGACGGGTCACACCACCAGGTAACTTTGGggaggggaaggttaggttaggttgggttagattgggttgggaagggatgggatgggatgggatgggaagagttgggatgggaaggaaagggatgggatgggatgggatgggatgggctgggatgggaaggaagggaaggaaggaaggaaggaagggaaggaaggaagggaagggaagggatgggaaaggattgaatgggaagggaaggaacgggaaggagagagagagagagagagagagagagagagagagagagagagagagagagagagaaggaagaaaatgtaaaaaaatacccAAAATAGGCCTGTactaaccccctccctccccctcttaggTTGGGTCCCACCTCTCCCTCGGCGGCTCCCACGGTCGGCGGTCGAGTCGTCGCCGGCGGCTGCCCTCGCACCTCAccgccccgccgcccctcccagGCCACCACACTTACGGCGGCGGCCAACACTCCCCCCACACGCCCCCCCTGAGGCCCCACCACCccccagccgccgcagccgccaccccccctaccccccctctcttcctctgacAAAGGGACTACTTCTctctgcacctccaccaccaccgccaccaccaccaccaccgccaccaccaccaccaccaccaccacggccgccACCACAGCCGCCACCACAGCCGCCACCAcagccgccgccacctcctcctcctcctcctcctcctcccgcctcctcttctccacgtcctcctcctcctcctcctcctcccctcctcctcacctcctcctccaccataggCCTAGGACTCCCATGTTTTGAggcctatgattttttttttttttttttttttttttttttgagtgggaAAATGGatgggctgttgttgttgttgttattgttgttgttattatttatatattatttatttttgtcttttttctctctctctctctctctctctctctctctctctctctctctctctctccttccctcttctcttcccttccctttccctacccttcccttcccatcccatcacatcacatcttatcccatcccatcccttcccttccctaccctaccctaccctaccctacccttcccatcccttcccttccctccccttcccttcccttcctatcccttctcttccctttccttcccttcctttccgttccctttccttccctaccctacccttcccttcccttcccttcctttcccttcctgtcccttccc is a genomic window of Eriocheir sinensis breed Jianghai 21 chromosome 69, ASM2467909v1, whole genome shotgun sequence containing:
- the LOC126988345 gene encoding BTB/POZ domain-containing protein 7-like, with protein sequence MKRMGVNASCQAEVGVGPQAIFSAWRPQFMESRCRFGAAVFPSPEKKKRLTTLATIRKRLIRRRRSSKSCDHARVIRELVGEWTVREVAALYEEYEASAALKDLTVQADLARPPAPTYKQDLSDLFDYKYSTDVDLVFQGAIFPVHRAILSVRCPYFQEVLKKIPIYGAQIGVDIRTPGIDIPMFSALLRYLYTGEFNAYDGTSRAQLGLSNLDLLMQLCEEFGTPNPLECDLRYLLESGEYADCVLVFSPGGNDAGPSEGSEGGPSDYGFHNRLELYCHKAILSARSPFFRSLIQRRQRLGEEGGERGPPLPTRVVLDQGVIPKRYARVLLHAVYLDTLDLTCIVRDASSTNSLSEAQSIVNTGRSRLTMVEEAMEIYQIGRFLELDILTQGCEDLIVESLCLDNLVSVLRWSGEAHGSAWVHRQALHFLREEFAQVAQSGVLLELDKATLLEALTSDFLQAAELDVLQATLRWGEHQLLRRMEDREPNLVSQTAHSVTRKGLRKRDINDVELREILSELLPHVRMDHVLPPNHDILTQAIKRGLVSTPPSHMIGDDTTNYRLNAWIRSKNNGLFVKPRLFTPYAEEIKSVVDEQTAGGVDVIRLQCYVSHIPDALYMVEDNPTHHHPPTYTHHPAPPTTVDVVAAAIPGRLSDEGHLSEVMPDVALASSSLSALHLDDHHLPPTLDPLDAPPMTLDLGDGSHHQVGSHLSLGGSHGRRSSRRRRLPSHLTAPPPLPGHHTYGGGQHSPHTPPLRPHHPPAAAAATPPTPPLFL